The Caulobacter sp. FWC2 region GGGGTCGACCCTTCCCGTGATCTTCTCAAGCGCCCGAGCGGCAAGGCGGACGTCTTCAGCGGCCAGTTCGACTTCCAGACCCACCTCTGAAAGGGCCCGAGCAAGATATCCCTGAGCCTCTCGCAAACGCTCCGCATGGCGCAGGCGAGTCGCCGCCGGAAACTCGGCGCCTGATAGGGCATCGGCGACGTGGCTGGAGAGCGCCTCGCGCATGTCGCTCATCGCCTCCACCGAATGGGCCGAGAGACGGAGGACCTTCAGCCCCTCTCCGGACCAAAGGGCCTCGGCTTGATCCAGCGCAGAACCCTCCGCAATGTCGGCCTTATTCAAGACCAGCCAATCGCCAAGCCGAACCGCCTCTTCAAGCTTCACCGCATGTTTCACGTGAAACCCATCGACCACCCAAAGCCTTAGGTCGGCTTCTTCAGCCCAGGCCCTCGCGCGGCGGACGCCTTCAGCCTCAATGGCGTCTGCTGTCTCGCGAAGGCCGGCTGTGTCGGCGACCAGGACCTTGTAGCCGGCGAGCACCAGCGGGACCTCGATGACGTCCCGGGTCGTACCCGGCGTGTCCGTCACGATCGCCGCCTCCCGCTCGACCAGGCCATTCAACAAGGTGCTCTTTCCCGCGTTCGGCGCGCCGACCAGGGCGATGCGGAAGCCATCGCGCACGCGCCGGCCCCTTTCCACGTCGGCCAGCGCCGCGTCGAGCTCGGCGCTCAAGGTTCGCAGGCCAGGGCGTGCGCGCTCGGCGACCTCTTCGGGCAGGTCCTCGTCGGGGAAGTCGACGGCCGCTTCCAGCATGGCCAGGGACTGGATCAACAGGTCGCGCCAGCGGTCATAACGCTGGCTGAGCGCCCCGCCGACCTGACCGAGCGCCTGCTTCCGCTGGGCCTCGGTCTCGGCGTCGATCAGGTCGGCGACACCTTCGGCCTGGGCCAGATCCAGCTTTCCGTTCTCGAAGGCCCGCCGCGTGAACTCGCCTGGCTCTGCCAGGCGCAGGCCCAGATCCGACAGCGCCGCGAGCAAGGCCTCCACGACAGCGCGGCCGCCGTGCACGTGAAACTCGGCGCTGTCCTCGCCGGTATAGCTGGCCGGCGCCTCGAAGCGCAGGACGAGCGCCTCATCGAGCTCCATCCCACCGTGGCGGAGGGTGCGCAGCGCCGCCGTCCGCGGCGTGGGCGCCCTCCCCACCAGAGACTCGACCACGGACAAGGTCGCCGGGCCCGAGACCCGCACGACGGCCACAGCTGCGCGCCCCGCCGCGGTGGCGGGCGCGAAGATCGTATCCGTCATGGCCTAGTCGCGCTTGCCGGCCGCCGCGCCCGCTGCTGCGGTCATCAGCTTGCGGAACTGCTCCTGGGCGCCTGTGCCGAACGCCATCCAGTTCTTCATCAGCTCTTCGGGCGCCAGCATGGCCATGTTGGCGTCCATGCGGTTCTGCATCTCCTTGACCAGATGCTCGTTCAGGGCGCTGACGTCGGGCAGGCCCAGAAAGCTTCGGGCTTCGACGGGGGTGCAGTCGATCTCGATGGTCATCTTCATGCGGAGGTTCCCTTCGGGCAGGGCACGATATTGTTATGGGCCAAGGCCCGTCGGTACAGGTTAGAGCGCTTTGGTCGAAAGTCACATCGGTCTGACTTGAGACACCAGTTAGGACGGAGATCTTCGATGAGTGAGACCCTCACGATCACCACGCCCGATGGCGACTTCACGGCCTATGTCGCCCGGCCCAAGGCCGAGAGCGCGCCGGCCATCGTCGTCATCCAGGAGATCTTTGGCGTCAACAAGGTGATGCGCGACATCGCCGACGGCCTGGCGGCCCAGGGCTATGTGGCGATCGTGCCCGACCTGTTCTGGCGGATCGAGCCCGGCATCGACATCACCGACCAGTCCGAAGCCGAGTGGAAGCGCGCCTTCGAACTGTTCAACGCCTTCGACGTGGACGCCGGCGTGAACGATATCGCCGCCACCATCAGCAAGGCGCGGGCGCTGCCGGGCGTCAGCGGCAAGGTCGGCGCGGTCGGCTACTGTCTGGGCGGCCTGCTGGCCTTCCTGACCGCCACCCGCACCGATGTCGACGCCAGCGTTTCCTACTACGGCGTCGGTATCGAAAAGCACGTGAACGAGGCCGAGAAGCTGACCCATCCCCTGCTGATGCACATCGCCGAGAAGGACCAGTTCGTCCCGCCGGAAGCCCAGCAGCTGATCCTGAGCGCCCTGAAGGATCACCCGCAGATCGAGCTGCACACCTACGCCGGCCGCGACCATGCGTTCGCGCGCGAGGGCGGCGCGCACTATGACGCCGCAGACGCGGCCAAGGCCAACGGCCGCAGCCTGACCTTCTTCCAGAAGGCCCTGGCCTGATGCTCGCGATCCAGGCCGTCCGCACCGGCGGCCCAGAGGTGCTGGAAGCTGTCGAGCTTCCGGTCCCCTCGCCTGCCGCCGGGCAGATCCTTGTGCGTCACCAGGCCGTCGGTCTGAACTATATCGACACCTATCACCGCTCGGGCCTCTACCCGCTGAAGATGCCGGCGGTTATCGGGCTCGAGGCGGCGGGAACGGTCGAGGCGGTGGGCGATGGCGTCACGCGGTTCCACGTGGGCGACCGCGTCGCCTACAACGGGACCATGGGCGCCTATAGCGAAGCGTCGGCTGTCCCGGCCGAGCGGGCGGTGAAGGTCCCCGACGGCGTCAGCCTGGAGACCGCGGCCGCCGTCCTGCTCAAGGGCATGACCGCCGAGTTCCTGGTCCGCCGGTGTTTCCACGTGAAACACGGCGACCTCGTTCTGGTTCACGCGGCGGCCGGCGGCGTCGGCCAGATCCTGGTGCAGTGGTGCAAGGCCCTGGGCGCGACGGTGATCGCCACCGCCGGCGGCGAGGCCAAGCTCGCCCTCGCCCGCCAACTCGGCGCGGACCACGTGATCGACTACGGCCAAGAAGATGTCGCCGCTCGGGTCGCCGAGATCACCGGCGGCAAGGGCGTGGCCGTCGTCTATGACGGCGTCGGCAAGGACACCTGGGACGCCAGCTTCAAGAGCCTGGCCAAACGCGGGATGCTCGTGACCTTCGGCAACGCCTCGGGTCCCGCGCCCCCCTTCGCGCCGCTGGAGCTGTCGGGCAAGTCGCTGTTCGTGACCCGTCCCCGGCTGTTCGACTATATCGCCACGACCGAGGAACTGGATGAAAGCGCTCAGGCGCTGTTCGACATCATCGGTTCCGGCGCGGTGAAGATCGACATCGGCCAGACCTTCCCGCTGTCGGAAGCCAAGGCGGCGCACGAAGCCCTGGAGGGCCGCCGTACGACTGGCGCCACCCTGCTCATACCGTAGGGCCGACCCCGGCCCGACCAACCTAGTACGGCCAATAAAAAAGGCCCCGGGTAACACCGGGGCCTTTCTCGTATCTGTACTGAGTCTGTTTGGACTCAGGTGTTCATCGACTGGAAGAAGTCGCCATTGGTCTTCGACTGACGCAGCTTGTCGAGCAGGAACTCGATCGCGTCCGACGCGCCCATCGGGTTGAGGATCCGGCGCAGGACATAGGTCTTCTGCAGCTGGTCGCGCGGCGTGATGAGCTCTTCCTTGCGGGTGCCCGACTTGAGCACGTCGATGGCCGGGAAGATGCGCTTGTCGGCGACCTTGCGGTCCAGGACGATTTCCGAGTTACCGGTGCCCTTGAACTCTTCGAAGATCACTTCGTCCATGCGGCTGCCGGTGTCGATCAGGGCCGTGGCGATGATCGACAGCGAACCGCCCTCCTCCACGTTCCGCGCCGCGCCGAAGAAGCGCTTCGGGCGCTGCAGGGCGTTGGCGTCGACACCGCCGGTCAGCACCTTGCCCGACGACGGGACGGTGGTGTTGTAGGCGCGGCCCAGACGCGTGACCGAGTCCAGCAGGATAACGACGTCGCGCTTGTGCTCGACCAGGCGCTTGGCCTTTTCGATGACCATCTCGGCCACCTGCACGTGGCGGGTCGCCGGCTCGTCGAACGTCGAGGCGATGACCTCGCCCTTCACCGTACGCTGCATGTCGGTGACTTCTTCCGGGCGCTCGTCGATCAGCAGGACGATCAGGTAGCACTCGGGGTGGTTGGTCTCGATCGACTTGGCGATGTTCTGCAGCATGACCGTCTTACCCACGCGCGGCGGGGCGACGATCAGGCAGCGCTGGCCCTTGCCGAGCGGGGCGACGATGTCGATGACACGACCCGAGCGATCCTTGATGGTCGGATCGGGCAGTTCCATGTTCAGGCGCTCGTCGGGATAGAGCGGCGTCAGGTTGTCGAAGTGGATCTTGTGCTTGACGTTGTCAGGCGCTTCGAAATTGATCTTCGCCACGCTGGTCAGGGCGAAGTAACGCTCGCCTTCGCGCGGCGAGCGGATGGCGCCGTCGACGCTGTCGCCGGTACGCAGGCCATACTTCCGGATCTGCGAGGGCGAGACATAGATGTCGTCCGGACCCGGGAGGTAGTTGGCTTCCGGCGAGCGCAGGAAGCCGAAGCCGTCCTGCACCACTTCCATGGTGCCCGAGCCCGAGATCTCAACGCCTTCTTCGGCGAGGGTCTTCAGGATCGCGAACATCATGTCCTGCTTGCGCATGGAGTTGGCGTTCTCGACCTCGAAGGTCTCGGCGAACGCCAGCAGGTCGGCCGGGGATTTCTCCTTCAGCTCCTGCAAGGACATGGACTTCAGGCCCAGGGCGGCGACAGCGTCGGCGATGCCGGAGCCGTCGTCCTCGCCTTCGGCCTCGGATTCCGCATCGGCGGAGGCGGCCTCGACCGTCGTATCGATATCGACGGAAGACTCTTCAGAGGTCGCCTGATCGGCGGACTCGACGTCCGAGGCGTGCATTTCGTTTTCGGTTTCTTCGGTCATGACAAGACTCAAGAGTGGGCGCGGTCCCCAAGACGGAGTCCGGCCGGTAAGACTTCGATGGTCACACCGGTCCGCCCATGCGGAAGAACCAGGCGAGCGCGTCTGTTGACGATGACGCGGATCGTTCGGGGGACGAACCTTGGAGCGGAACCGCTCGCGGGGCGCGCCAGGACGGGCGCCGGTCCGTGAAGAAGGGTTCGGAATTTCCGAACTCAAGGGATGCAAACCACGCGGGGCGCGGCTGGTCAAGCGGCGGGCGTGAAACCGTCGTCCTTCGACCAGCTCAGGATGAGGGTTTGCAGGGTCAGGCGCTCGGCGCGATCCTCGCCCGGAACCGGTCGAACGGTCAGTGGTTCAGGAACTTCGTCGTCACCGAGATGACGATGATAATCGCCAGGACGAACGGGATCTCATTGACCATCCGCCAGAACTTTTCCGAACGGACGTTCTCGCCCCGCTCGAACTTCTTGCGCGACGCCGACAGGAAGCCGTGGAAGCCATAGAGGCCGACCAGGGCGACAAGCTTGGTCGCCATCCACGGCTCGGCCAGGAAGTTCCAGCCCCGGATCTGGGCGTCGGCCAGGATCAGTCCAACACCAAACAGCGCCGTGGCGATCGAGGCCGGATTGATGATGCCCCGCAGCAGCCGGCGCTCCATCACCTTGAAGGTCTCGTCCATCTGAGAGCCCAGCTCGGCCTGGGTGTGATAGACGAACAGGCGCGGCAGATAGAGCATCCCGGCCATGAAGGCGATGACCGACAGGATGTGAAGGCCCCGCACCGCATTGAAGTGGGCCACTAGGAAATCGGTCATGCCGAGGCCGCCTCTTTGCACGGACAGTTCGTTTCGCCACACCGCCAATCGCTACCCGGTATGACCCCGGTCTTGCCGAGCGCCTGGCGAACCATCCCGGCCAGGCCGGAGATGAACTCCGGCGCGACGCCTAGGGCCGGCACGCGGATGTAGGGAGCGACCCCGGCTTCCTGGGCCAGCTCGGCATATTCGTGGTCCAGTTCGACCAGGGTCTCGACATGCTCGGAGACGAAGGCGATCGGGGTGACGATCAAGCCCTTCCCTTCCGCGCCGGCGCGGCGGATCTCGTCGTCGGTCGAGGGGCCGATCCACTTCAGCGGTCCCACCCGGCTCTGATAGCAGACGGTCCAGTCCAGCTCGGCCGGAAGTCTGGCCGCCACCGCCGCGGCCGTGGCCTCGATCTGCTTCTGGTAGGGGTCGCCGCCCAGGATGACCTTCTCCGGCAGACCGTGGGCCGAGAACAGCAGGCGCGTATTCGCCGGCGAACCCGCCTTTTCCCAGGTGTCTCGGATCAGGCGGGCGTGCGCGTCCACGAGCTTGGCTTCGTTCGGATAGCAGCAGATCGTCGTCTGACGACCGCCGCCCGTATAGGTTTTCGTCCAGGCCTTCAGCGAGGAGCCGGTCGTGGTCTCCGAATAGTGCGGATAGAGCGGCAGCAGCACGATCTCGTCCGGCGCGAAGGCCTTGACCTGCTTGGCGGTCTCGCCGGTCAACGGGTGCCAGTAGCGCATGGCGATGAAGCACTTGGCCTCCACGCCCGGCAGGCTCGCAGCCAGTTCGGCCTCCAGAGCCTTGGCCTGCTTTTCCGTTTCCGGCAGCAAGGGCGAACCGCCGCCCATGATCGCGTAGTTGGCCTTGGCCATCTTCTCGCGCGTCGTCGAGATCAGGGCCGCCAGCGGATAGCGGATCAGGGCCGGGGCGCCGATGATCGCCGGATCGCGAAACAGGTTGAACAGGAACGGCCGCACCGCGCGCGGACCATCCGGCCCGCCGAGATTGAACAGGACGACGGCAAGCTTCTTGGTCATTGGCCCACCTTCTGGCCGGTCACCCGTTCCAGCACCAGCTCGACATTGGCGATCGGCGTGTCCGGCAGGATGCCATGGCCCAGGTTGAAGATGTAGGGACCCTGGTTCCACTGCTCCAGCAACTGGTCGACGCGACGCAGCAGCGCATCGCCGCCGGCCCGCAGCAACAACGGATCCAGCGCCCCCTGGATGGTCTTGGTCTTCTGGATCGACTGGCCCAGCTTGGCCGAAGCCGAGGTGTCCAGCGCCACGCCCTGCACAGGAACCTTGGCCGCGTAGTCCTCGACCAGGGTCCCGGCGCCGCGCGGGAAGCCAATGATCGGAACGGTCACGCCCCGCGCCCGCAGACCTTCGATGATCCGGATATGCGGCTGGGTGACCAGACGATCGAACAACGGCTCGGACAGGCCCTCGGCCCAGCTCTCGAACAGCTTCAGGGCCTGGGCCCCGGCGTCGACCTGCATGGCCAGGTAATCAACCGTCGAGTCGACCAGCACCTGGATCAGGGCGTCGAGCAACTCGGGGTTCTGGTAGGCGTAGGTCCGCGCGCCGCTGCGATCGCTGGAGCCCTTCTCGATCATGTAGGTCGCCACGGTCCAGGGCGCGCCGGCGAAGCCGATCAGGGCCTTGGACGGATCGAGCGCTGAGCGAACCCTCGTCAGCGTCTCCCCGACGAGCTTGAGGGCCTCGCCCGCAGTCCCGGCCCTTTCGGCCATGGACTCGATCGACGGCATGTCTCCCAGCTTCGGACCCTCGCCGGCCTCGAACCAGACCTTCTGGCCCAGAGCGCCCGGGATCAGCAGGATGTCGGCGAAGACGATCGAGGCGTCGTAGGGAAAACGGCGCATCGGCTGCAGGGTGACTTCGGCCGCCTTCTCCGGATCGAAGCAGAAGCTGATGAAGTCCGGAGCCGTGGCGCGAACGGCGCGATACTCGGGCAGATAGCGCCCCGCCTGGCGCATGAACCAGATCGGAGGGTTCGTGTGTTTCTCGCCGGACAGGGCGGAGAGAAATTTCGGGGTCGGAGCCTGAGACGTCATGGCTCGGGTTAAAGCCCGGCGCGCGTCCGGGCTCAAGCCCGTAAGGCCCTTAAGACCTTCCTCTCATATCTTAATAAGAATTTAAGATTGAAAGAGGGGGTTGGAGGGCAACTGCACAGTGGGGAAAACCCCTGACGGGCGAGTGACTCGCACAGCAGATTCCTCGTTACCCCCAGCCCTTCCCACATGGGGTTAAGGATCTGTTAATCATGTGGACAGACCGGCAAGCCCCTTGAAGGCCTTAACAAAATCTTAACGCGCGGAGGCGGACGAAAGTCCCTCAGCGAGACTCTGTCCCGAGCCTTGGACAGTCTGAATTCACCTATCGGGGGATGCGGGGCGAGCCTGGGGATGGTACGCGAGCAATGCGACCGTTGATCACAGCGGCGCCGTGTCACGACGGCTTGGAGGCCATTCGGCGCCCGGGCGTCCCCAGAGGCAGGCCAATTGGTTAAACAACCGTTAACGGATGATCCACAGGAGACTCTGGCTCAGGGGGAAGCGGAGAGGCTGCCGCCGCGCTTCGCCACCTACTTCCATATCCACCTGGTGTCCGACTCCACCGGCGAGACCCTCAACGCCATGGCGCGCGCGGTCTGCGCCCGGTTTACCGACATCCTGCCCATCGAACATATCTACGCGCTAGTTCGTTCGACCCGGCAGCTGGATCGGGCGCTCGAGGAGATCGGCGGAGCGCCCGGGGTGGTGATGCACACCATCGTCGATCCCGGCCTGCGCGCGGCTCTGGAAGAAGGCTGTCGCAAGCGGGAAATGCCCTGCATCGCCGCGCTGGATCCGGTGATCAGCGCCATGTCGCGCTATCTGGGCGCGCGGATCTCGACCCGGGTCGGCGCTCAGCATGCCCTGACCAACGACTATTTCGATCGCATCGAGGCGCTGGACTACGCCATCGCCCATGATGACGGCCAGGGCGGCCAGGACCTGACCCAGGCCGACGTGATCCTGGTCGGCGTGTCGCGGACCTCGAAGACCCCGACCTGCATCTATCTGGCCCACCGCGGCGTGCGGGCCGCCAATGTGCCTCTGGTTCCCGGCCGGCCACCGCCGCAGGATCTGTTCGAGCTGAAGAACACCCTGATCGTCGGCCTGATCACCTCGCCCGATCGGCTGATCCAGATCCGCCGCAACCGCCTGCTCTCTCTCAAGGAGAACAGGGAGAGCGACTATGTCGATGGCGACGCCGTTCGCCAGGAGATCATCGCCGCCCGCCGCCTGTTCGAGCGGATGAACTGGCCGGTGATCGACATCACCCGCCGCTCGGTCGAGGAGACGGCGGCGGCGGTGATCAACCTGCTGTCGGGCGGCCGCGGCAAGGTCGAGGTCCTGGGATGACCCCTATAACCCTCGCGTCCAAGAGTTCGGCGCGTCAGATGATCCTGAAGAACGCCGGCGTCGCCTTCGAGGCGGTCAGTCCCGGCGTCGACGAGGACGCGGCCAAGGCCGGCCTGCTGGCGGAGGAGGTCACCCCGCGCGACATCGCCGACGCCCTGGCCGAGATGAAGGCGGTCAAGGTCTCGGCCAGGCGCCCGGGCCTGGTGATCGGCGCGGATCAGACGCTCGATCTGAAGGGCAAGCTGTTCGACAAGGCCGAGACCCTGGCCCAGGCGCGTGATCATCTGCTGGAACTGCGCGGCCAGACCCACAAGCTTCACTCGGCCGTGGTCGTGGCGCGCGACGGCCAGCCGATCTGGCGGATCGTCGAGAGCGCCAAGCTGTCGGTGCGGCCGTTCAGCGAGGCCTGGCTCGACGCCTATATCGAGCGCCGGGGCGAGGCCCTGCTGTGGTCGGTCGGGTGCTACGAGCTGGAGAGCGAGGGCGTGCAACTGTTCGACGCCGTGGATGGCGACTATTTCACCATCCTGGGCCTGCCGCTGATCGGCCTGCTCGACTTCCTGCGTCTTCACGGAGCCCTTCCCGCATGACCTGGACGATCTCGGGAGCCGCCATCGTCGGCGGCGTCTGCGGCGCGCCGATCAAGCATTCGATGAGCCCGCTGATCCACAATGCCTGGATCCAGGCGGCGGGGCTCGACGCGGCCTATGTTCCGTTCGCGCCCGGCGTGGACAATTTCGAGGCCTTCGTGAACGGCTACCGGGGCGGCGCGATCCGGGGGCTGAACGTCACCATCCCCTTCAAGGAACGCGCCCTCGCGGTCGCCGATTACGCCAGCGACCTCGCCAGCATGGCCGGCGCGGCGAACCTGCTGATCTTCGAGGCGGACGGCTCGATCCATGCCGATAATACCGACGGGCCGGGCCTGTTGGGCGCCATTGCAGAACAGGCGTCTGGCTTCGACGTCTCGGCCGCGCCGGTCGTGATCCTCGGCGCCGGCGGCGCGGCGCGCGGCGCGACCGCCGCCCTGCTTCTGGCGGGCGCGCCCGTGGTCCGGATCGTCAATCGCACCGTCGGGAGGGCTCAAGAGCTGGCCGACGCCTTCGGCGACAAGGTCGTCGCGGCCGGCGAGCCGGACCTTCCGGCCCTGCTGGCCGATGCGGGCCTCGTCATCAACGCAACCTCGCTGGGCCTGGGCGGCGGCGAAGGCCCTGCGGCGGATCTGGCCCTGACGCCGGAGACGGCGGTGATCATGGACATGGTCTACAAACCGCTGCGCACCGAATTTCTCCGCCGCGCCCAGGCGGCTGGTCGTCGCACCGTCGATGGCCTGGAGATGCTGCTGCGCCAGGCTGTGCCGACCTTCGAGCGGATGTATGGCGTGGCGCCGCCGGCCGAAGTGGACGCGCGCGGCCTGTTGCTGCGCCTTCTTGGAGAGGCCTGACATGTTGATCCTGGGTCTCACCGGTTCCATCGGCATGGGCAAGTCAACGACTTCGACCCTGTTTCAGGCTGAGGGTGTGCCGGTGTACGACTCCGACGCCGCCGTCCATGCGCTCTATGCCAGCGGCGGCGCGGCGGTTGGGCCGGTCGAAGCGGCCTTCCCCGGCGTGGTCGTCAACGGCGCGATCGACCGGGCCAGGCTCAGCGCCCAGGTGGTCGGCGATCCGGAGGCCCTGGCCAAGCTGGAGACGATCGTTCACCCGCTGGTCGGCGCCCATCGGATCGGCTTCTTCGAGACCGCCCAGGCCGAGGGCCATGAGATCGTGGTGCTGGACATCCCGCTCCTGTTCGAGACCGGCGGCGAGAAGAAGGTCGACAAGGTGGTGGTGGTCTCGGCCCCGGCCGACGTCCAGCGCGCCCGCGTCCTGGCCCGACCCGAGATGACGCCGGAAAAGTTCGAGGCGATCCTGGCCCGCCAGACGCCCGACGCCGAAAAGCGCGCCCGCGCCGACTTCGTCATCGACACCAGCCAGGGCGTCGAGCACGCCCACGCCCAGGTCCGCGACCTTCTGACTCTGTTGAGAACTCCCGGCTCCGCTTGAAGCCCATCACGAACGGCGGCATTGAAGGGTCATGGCCCGGGAAATCATCCTCGACACCGAAACCACCGGCTTCGATCCGAAGACGGGCGACCGCCTGGTCGAAATCGGCTGCATCGAGGTCCTCGACTTCATGCCGACCGGCCGCTCGTTCCATGAATATTGCGACCCGCTGCGCGACATGCCGGCCGAGGCCGAGAAGGTCCACGGCCTGTCGTCGGCGTTCCTGACCGGCAAGCCGAAGTTCCACGAGATCGCCGACAAGTTCATCGACTTCGTCGGCGACAGCGTCGTGGTCGCCCACAACGCCGCCTTCGACCGCTCGTTCGTCAATTTCGAGCTGGAGAAGTGCGGCCGCGCGCCAATCCACGAGGAGCGCTGGATCGACACCCTGGCCATGGCCAAGAAGCGCTTTCCGGGCATGTACAACTCGCTCGACGCGCTGTGTAAGCGGTTCAAGATCAGCCTCGACAGTCGCGACAAGCACGGGGCGCTGATCGACTCGCACCTGCTGGCCGAGGTCTATCTGGAACTGCAGGGCGGCAAGGAACGCGCCCTGGAGCTGACCCACGTCGAGGCCCTGTCGGTCTCGGCCGCGATCCAGGGGTCATACGGCGCCCGGCCCCGTCCGCTGGCGCCGCGCTCGACCGACGCAGAGCGCGAGGTCCACGCCGCCTGGATCCGCAAGAACCTCAAGGACTCGGCGCTCTGGATCAAGCAGGGCTTCGTGGCGGCCGAGGGCTGAAGCCCGATCTCTTCTAACGCCCTAAGTGCCTCGGCTCGCTCGTGCAGGCGAGCGCCGGCCGGCTGCCTGTGGTCCTCAATCTCGCCGGGTGAGACGCGACCTCTGCATCTGAAGTCGATTACACAAGTAGGATCAGTCAAGATCAATAAATAACGAGGTTACGCCAATATCGGCAGGTCCTCGCAGGCATCTCTTCAGAGCAAACGGCTCCGATAGGTCATATTGTCGCGGATAGTGATGTATTAATCACGAATTCACCGGCAGAGACGATCCAATTCGCCCAACAATTCCAGTTTTCTCGCGAAACGGGGCGAACCTATATGCGAAAAATCTTCTCACTGACCCTGCTCGCGGCCTCGATGATGGCCAGCGTCGCCGCCGCGCAGGATGCGCCCAAGACCGACGTCACGCTCGATGAGCTCAAGGCGCAGATCCTGGTCATGCAGCAACGGCTTCAAAGCCTTGAGGCCAAGGCCAGCGCGCCGCCGGTCGCCGCGCCGGCGCCAGCCAAAACCCCGGCCCCGGCCACCACTCAGATCAAGTGGGAGAACTCCCCGCGCTTCACGGACTCCAGCGGCGCCACATTCAAGCTGCGGGGCCGCCTGTCGATCGACGGCGTCAACGTCAATGTCGATCGAAAGACCACCGCCTCCTACAAGTCCCGCCAGTTCAGGGCTCGGCAGCTGTTCCTTGGCGCCGAGGGTCAGGTCGGCGCGTGGGCCTATCGCATCGAGGGCGGCGCGGCGAACGGCTCCAGCTGGGGCTGGGACGACGCGGTCATCGAATACAAGACCAAGAGCGGCATGCTCTTGACCCTGGGCAACCAGAAGGTTGGCGGTCTGGAGAGCCTGACCTCGATCAAGACCATCACCTTCATGGAGCGTGGCCCGTTCGGCGACCTGACCGACACCGGCTTCGTCCTGGCGGCCCAGGCCACCAAGATCGGCGCCAACTGGTCGCTGCGCGGCGCTCTGCAAGGCGACTCGATCAACAAGGCCGACGTTTCGGCCGGCGCCTATGACGCCAACAACGCCAAGGAACGCTCGGGCTTCATGGTCCGTGGCACCTGGGCGCCGATCATGACGGCGACCGACACCGTCCACGTGGGCGCCTCGGCGCGCTATCGCAGCACGGGCGGCGAGACGGGCTTCACCTATTCGGCCGCGGCCAACACCGCCTATCGTCCTCAGACCTCAGCGGGCGGCGTGCTGCTGTCCAGCGGCGCCGTGGGTAAGAGCGATACGACCGTGGGCGTCGAAGGCGCCTGGACGCACAAGGCCGTCTCGCTGCAGGGCGAAGTCGCGCAGATCAAGGTCAACCGCGTCACGACGGCCCAGAGCGCGGCCAATGGCGGCAAAGACTTCAACATCGTCACCGGCTACGCCCTGGCCAGCTGGTTCCCCACCGGCGAGACCCGCCCGTACAACCCCGGCGGCCAGTTTGGTCGCATCAAGGTTCTGCATCCGATCGATAAGGGCGGCATGGGCGCCTATGAACTGGCGGCGCGCTACGACTATGCCGATCTCAGCAAGATGAGCCCGAACAGCGTGGCCACGCTGGCCAGCCAGACAGGCCTGGCGACGGCCGGGACCTACAAGGGCCTCACCGTCGGCGTGAACTGGTATCCCTACAGCAACGTCCGCCTGATGGCGAACCTCACGAAGGCGAAGATCAACAATCGCCTGATCGGCGCTGTTCAGAACGACGCCAATGTGACTGTTCT contains the following coding sequences:
- the mnmE gene encoding tRNA uridine-5-carboxymethylaminomethyl(34) synthesis GTPase MnmE — translated: MTDTIFAPATAAGRAAVAVVRVSGPATLSVVESLVGRAPTPRTAALRTLRHGGMELDEALVLRFEAPASYTGEDSAEFHVHGGRAVVEALLAALSDLGLRLAEPGEFTRRAFENGKLDLAQAEGVADLIDAETEAQRKQALGQVGGALSQRYDRWRDLLIQSLAMLEAAVDFPDEDLPEEVAERARPGLRTLSAELDAALADVERGRRVRDGFRIALVGAPNAGKSTLLNGLVEREAAIVTDTPGTTRDVIEVPLVLAGYKVLVADTAGLRETADAIEAEGVRRARAWAEEADLRLWVVDGFHVKHAVKLEEAVRLGDWLVLNKADIAEGSALDQAEALWSGEGLKVLRLSAHSVEAMSDMREALSSHVADALSGAEFPAATRLRHAERLREAQGYLARALSEVGLEVELAAEDVRLAARALEKITGRVDPEDVLGRVFSTFCIGK
- a CDS encoding DUF6489 family protein: MKMTIEIDCTPVEARSFLGLPDVSALNEHLVKEMQNRMDANMAMLAPEELMKNWMAFGTGAQEQFRKLMTAAAGAAAGKRD
- a CDS encoding dienelactone hydrolase family protein, with protein sequence MSETLTITTPDGDFTAYVARPKAESAPAIVVIQEIFGVNKVMRDIADGLAAQGYVAIVPDLFWRIEPGIDITDQSEAEWKRAFELFNAFDVDAGVNDIAATISKARALPGVSGKVGAVGYCLGGLLAFLTATRTDVDASVSYYGVGIEKHVNEAEKLTHPLLMHIAEKDQFVPPEAQQLILSALKDHPQIELHTYAGRDHAFAREGGAHYDAADAAKANGRSLTFFQKALA
- a CDS encoding quinone oxidoreductase — protein: MLAIQAVRTGGPEVLEAVELPVPSPAAGQILVRHQAVGLNYIDTYHRSGLYPLKMPAVIGLEAAGTVEAVGDGVTRFHVGDRVAYNGTMGAYSEASAVPAERAVKVPDGVSLETAAAVLLKGMTAEFLVRRCFHVKHGDLVLVHAAAGGVGQILVQWCKALGATVIATAGGEAKLALARQLGADHVIDYGQEDVAARVAEITGGKGVAVVYDGVGKDTWDASFKSLAKRGMLVTFGNASGPAPPFAPLELSGKSLFVTRPRLFDYIATTEELDESAQALFDIIGSGAVKIDIGQTFPLSEAKAAHEALEGRRTTGATLLIP
- the rho gene encoding transcription termination factor Rho, with protein sequence MTEETENEMHASDVESADQATSEESSVDIDTTVEAASADAESEAEGEDDGSGIADAVAALGLKSMSLQELKEKSPADLLAFAETFEVENANSMRKQDMMFAILKTLAEEGVEISGSGTMEVVQDGFGFLRSPEANYLPGPDDIYVSPSQIRKYGLRTGDSVDGAIRSPREGERYFALTSVAKINFEAPDNVKHKIHFDNLTPLYPDERLNMELPDPTIKDRSGRVIDIVAPLGKGQRCLIVAPPRVGKTVMLQNIAKSIETNHPECYLIVLLIDERPEEVTDMQRTVKGEVIASTFDEPATRHVQVAEMVIEKAKRLVEHKRDVVILLDSVTRLGRAYNTTVPSSGKVLTGGVDANALQRPKRFFGAARNVEEGGSLSIIATALIDTGSRMDEVIFEEFKGTGNSEIVLDRKVADKRIFPAIDVLKSGTRKEELITPRDQLQKTYVLRRILNPMGASDAIEFLLDKLRQSKTNGDFFQSMNT
- a CDS encoding CopD family protein codes for the protein MTDFLVAHFNAVRGLHILSVIAFMAGMLYLPRLFVYHTQAELGSQMDETFKVMERRLLRGIINPASIATALFGVGLILADAQIRGWNFLAEPWMATKLVALVGLYGFHGFLSASRKKFERGENVRSEKFWRMVNEIPFVLAIIIVISVTTKFLNH
- the hemH gene encoding ferrochelatase; the encoded protein is MTKKLAVVLFNLGGPDGPRAVRPFLFNLFRDPAIIGAPALIRYPLAALISTTREKMAKANYAIMGGGSPLLPETEKQAKALEAELAASLPGVEAKCFIAMRYWHPLTGETAKQVKAFAPDEIVLLPLYPHYSETTTGSSLKAWTKTYTGGGRQTTICCYPNEAKLVDAHARLIRDTWEKAGSPANTRLLFSAHGLPEKVILGGDPYQKQIEATAAAVAARLPAELDWTVCYQSRVGPLKWIGPSTDDEIRRAGAEGKGLIVTPIAFVSEHVETLVELDHEYAELAQEAGVAPYIRVPALGVAPEFISGLAGMVRQALGKTGVIPGSDWRCGETNCPCKEAASA